A stretch of DNA from Plasmodium vinckei vinckei genome assembly, chromosome: PVVCY_07:
TCTGTACTAATTGTTTCATTTTGAGGAGCCGTAATTGGTGCTACATTTGCTGCCACATTTGGTGTAGTGTTTTCATTCAATGATCGGATATTCTCCATAAAATTGTCATCTTTTAGAGACTTTAAATATGAAGtaatataacaaattttgtttttactTTCGCTTTTTTGCATAAAATTGGATACCTCTTCATATAGCTattatgcaaaaaaaaaaaaaaaaaaaaaaattaattaaaaaatatgactggttcataaatttttttgtaagcTTAcacaatttaatatttgcaCACAAATAATtggaaattttatttttttcaaatttttacctttttttcattaatgcTATAAggattttttataaaattgtaatttatttcgtttaatacaaaattagAACTGGTAATATTTGCATCCGTTgtttttaaagaaaaaggtttgtataaatcaaaaatttttttttcacatttcattttattattatatttcataaaagatataatttGCATATCATAGTTATCCATATCACCAATTAGATCGATCATTTCTCCAGGGTTTTcttgtttatatttctctatttgtttattcatgctattttttaagtCGTCTTTTCTTAGTTTATATGTAATCACATCGAATGGAAATTTtcctaaaatatataaagatgaaaatttaACAGCATGAAATATGCAtgtgtaataatatatatgcacatgtTTGTATGTAATTCATTTTAAGATTATTTTTGTGGGGCTTACCTGTAAAGACatagtattttttattgctaACAGTAGGAATGAATTTGACTTcgttttcatatttataattatacaaatCCAAATGGCTACATATATGACTTTGaccaaaataataattaaaaacataataataagtaAAATATGAAGTGGAAGCAAATAGAGTAAGGAAAattaatgttttaaaaaattcgaaaattgcatattttttgcttatttttatttcacttATAGTATTTGAGCTTGTTGTATCAGTTAAAGTTTGAGTAAAAAATTGGCTactaaacattttttttaaattttttctatCTATTTTAATAGTTCttgtatttgttttattttcattattattattatcttcattcctttctttattatcattttcttcttttggTTGATTAATTTCATCTTGATCGTcatcaaaattaaattcATTGTCTAAACTtctataaacattttttatttctttcttACTcgaactttttttaattttatctgATATTTCAAATGTTTCCATCTTGGAAATTAAAGGGGAATTGTCAATCTTCTTCTCATCCATCTTATTTTAGTTTGGAAAATATGGAGGGAAAAATGAGGGGAGGGAATTGTGCTCTCAAGGCTGTATGATAAGGGTTGTAGCCGTTTAGTTAAAgcatacaaaaaaaataataaattatgaacaaatcaggcaatataataacaaattaAGCTAGccaaaaaatgtgtaaatTTTGGTGGTTAGtctttatacattttacaACCTGAATAGGTATAAATAGTATGTATGTGCACACTTAAAgaatattgaaaatgtgTTGCTTTAAAAAGgtagtaaataaatatatttttttaatttggtgtataaaagatatataatatgtaaagCACACTTAATCTAAAAAGTAAAAGAATATTATGAAATCGTAAAAAATGCCCTTAAGAcgaaattgttttttttaataatacaaatatatatataattaaataaaattacaaatatataaacatatttatttcaatggaataaatatataaattttttgggGGTGGTAGTTCTAATATATACCAGAAAAATCCTAAAcgatttttgaaaaaaaaaaaatatcttaTTAAGGTAATAAATTGTAATGTGCATGTGTGCCTTGTTGCTCCgtattttacatataaaaataaatattgtattttttccctttttcaatatttacatattttatataaatagtaatatttaattattttttagtttatttaattcctttcttataattttataattaacaATTAAGCGATATATCTACagaaattaaatttttttatatttttttaaagcttTCCATATTTTCTTCCGTACATTTTTACGATTTTTGCAATTTCACCTTGtcaaaaatgaataaaaatgaaattcaTAAGAGTTTGGAAAAGGAAGATATTAATAAGCTCATCGATAATTCTTTAAAGTCAGCAGATACCGATGATGAGCATTCctattttttacaacaaaataatatttattgggAAACAGGTCATAGGACATACATTCccttttttcactttttgatacataaatatactaataaaataatagacGATCAAGTAAGTTtgttaattaaaattttaatcaCTTTTTAGTATGATACTTTTTTGCATAcaattatgtattttaaaatatatctaaattttatttacagaTAAGAAATTTTCGAAACAGTGTAAAAAGTGTGCATCATACTCCATTTGTATTTCACAAAGATGGATATTTTAGAAGTTATTATGGTGACCCAGATATTAACAtgatttttaatttaaaaaaaaatacaaattttgtttttaattcaaCAGGATCATTGAATTCGTATAATTTGCTAACCAACAATTGTACTTATGATAAGCCTACACACATATTTAACCAAGTACTTATGAGTGCATTTAAAATGGATTTAAAAAACGCTTTAGAAACAGCCATATGAATGCACACATAGGCTGATAAAGAAAGGAAATACTAGCCATATGgtgaattataaatatgagcAATATAATGAACAAAGTAATCCATTTAAAgttgttaaaaaaacatcgaaaaaaaaatgtcttAGTGACATGTGGAATTGGTACCTATATAAATGCATAGTCGTACAGGGCCTAAATAATTATTGAACTTTTGCTactaattaatatttattttataaattaaatataggTGGTTAAAATAGTATAAGAAATGTGAAGAGGTAAATATGTAAGTTTATTATAGGGTAAGAAATTTATCgattattaatttgtataataCAAACAAGCCTATTTTTAAGCTACATATTTCTTCATTGATTATTACAGtagtaaaaaattagacaataaatatatatatcatgtataaatagtgtaccattttttataaaaactgaaatatatatgtgaagtttaaatatgtatatttatttatattaatactCCACTTTAAGTTGTACTGTTATGTGTGTGTATTACGAATTAATATTGTTAGTAGcattaaacattttttcgAATTCtcgaaataatttttttcttttttttacccCAATTTGTTTTCTATATGttataactttttaaagCTAATTAACAAATCGacaaaatgtaaaaaaatcgTATGAACAAATCATAcatattacattttttaagtaaacataaaactaaaaaaaaatggagaaAACTTGTAAAGTTTTATTACCTAATCTATAATTTTCCTTGACATATTAAAACTGTAGtaatttacaaataaattatatcatacttttataaataaaaaaaaataattcaatgCTATAAATGTGCAATCTATATTTcccattttcttttaagttataaaaaaaataaatataaactaATTTCACCTGAATATGCAATGTAATATGTATTCATGTACGCCTTTTTTTGcatgtatatgcatatttttttcctgaCTAATTGTGgaacaaatttttttgacACTATGCAGTTTTGGCATTATGTTTTATCATGATGTATGCTATGccttattataattaaatatatttttttttcataatatttcagaatatatatatgcaaaaaaaaatattacatagtaatatgtattatagtaaataaaaaacataaagtgaaataatataatataaaataacgATAATGTAGCAATAAAACGATGGATAACATGTTAAACTTATAAGTATAATGCTACCTCgtgttttttaaaaatatatatatgtaatttataataaaacaccTATGCTAATCATTAAGTAATGAACACCGCAATTTAAAGGAGggtgttaattttttccccctataatatatatatgtatgtgtgAAAATATACGATTTTTTAGCTAGTTATATGATATTTTCCAGTGagtcataaaaaatgtatgaaCGTTTATTTAACAAAGGgaatatattacaaaaacTTAAAGCCAACTtcaattataataaaagaggATTCAGTGGAGGGAAACAAAATGTGGAAGTAAAGTATATAAAGGAAagtaaacaaaaatatttatttttaacagCTGCAGCATCGATATCATTATCAGTGGGTTTAACTTATgcatatgaaaattatgtattatataaatggaataataaatatgattattattataaccCTGATTTAAAGACTGTACAAAATAAGTTACGTGAAAGAAAAGAAGGGAAacgagaaaaaaaacatgtttgtaaacatattatattagtAAGGCATGGACAatatgaaagaaaaaatcggaatgatgaaaattctaaaaaattaacaaaagaGGGTTGTAAACAGGCAGATATTAcaggaaaaaaattaaaagacaTTTTaagtaacaaaaatataagtgtTATTTATCATTCGGATTTAATACGTGCAAAAGAAACAGCAGAAATTATAAGTAAACATTTTCCAAATGCTAAATTAGTAAATGACccaaatttaaatgaaggAACTCCATATTTACCTAACCCAATACCACGTAGTTCGAAATTTGATGccgaaaaaattaaagttGATAATCaaagaataaataaagcatatgaaacatatttttatcaaccTCCAGGTGATGAAGATGAATATCAATTAGTAATTTGTCATGGTAATGTAATAAGATACTTTTTATGTAGAGCTTTACAATTACCTTTATTTGCATGGCTAAGATTTTCGAGTTATAATTGTGGAATTACATGGCTAGTCTTAGATGATGAAGGCTCAGTCATATTAAGAGAATTTGGATCTGTTTCACATCTTCCTTTCAATAGtgttacatatttttaatcatttatatgaaCTTTTTGCAACGATCATATATCGTGTGCgtatttcatatatttgtgtATCACAATTgtcatattatattaaggTAATTACTTTGTACAAAACACcaaattttttcttttgttttcCATCCgtgttataattttgatttatatttttttatgtgtaCACATTTATTCCTTTTCTCTTTTTcccattttataaaattatttagaaTGTTAATAgaactatttatatagctacaaaataatttaatgttaaaaatatgaacatgtGTGTAGCTAGctaaattgaaaaaaaaaaataataatagggAATAATAGCTCGCACACTTATTCCCCCTTAGTAATTATTTTCGTTAAAGTGtaatcataattattttaaaaaaattacatatgtatatatgtgagttattttaaatataaatataaggtATTATGCGGCGTTtcgttttataaaaaaatgcaattaaaaaagtttcATTgcaaaatgtaaaaaaagtgCACATAAAAAGggttaaatatatatgtggcACATATATAGAGAGAGAAAGTGAAACGTGCACTATCATGTGGAAATCGGACATGAAGTGCTTTTTCCTTTGTCGATTTGTATCgtcatatattataaaattcataATCTCGTAACTGTTTCCTAACGTGAGTTCTATAACCTTGCTCAAAATCATTTGCagttataatatatctattttttcttatagCTTGCATTCCAGATTCTTGTGCTATTGCAGCAATATCTGCTGCACTAATTTTATCAGTTCTAACaacaaaattttcaatattaacATCACTACTGACATTCATTTTACTAATAATAGTTTGGAAAATTAatcttttttgttttctatCAGGTAAAGGGAATTCGATTTTTCGATCAAGTCGGCCAGGTCTTAATAAAGCTGGATCTAATGTATCAGCTCTGTTAGTTGCCATAATAACTTTAACATTTGTTGATTTATCAAATCCATCCATTTGATTTAAAAGTTCTAATAAAATTCTTTGAACTTCTCTATCTGCTCCTGTTTGTGCATCAAATCTTTTTGTTGCAATTGCATCAACTTcatcaataaaaataattgatgGTGAATTTTCTCTTGCTAATCTAAAAACATCTCTTACCATTCTTGGTCCTTCTcctaaatatttttgaacaAATTCTGATCCAACAACCCCTATAAAAGTAACTTTAGTTTCATTGGCAACGGCTTTAACAAGCATAGTTTTTCCTGTACCAGGGGGTccataaattaatataccCATAGGTGGTTCGATACcgattttttcatataattctGGGCTTTTTAATGGTAATTCAACTGCCTCTCTCATTTCTTGTTTTTGAGTATCTAATCCTCCTAAGTCTGTATATTTAACATTTGGTCTTTCACTAACTTGTAATAATTGTATACTGCTATCTGATTCTGATGgtaaaatattaactaTCGAATGGCTATGTCGATGTAATGCCACACTAACAGATGGTTTTAAATCTTCTTTGTTTAATGTTGATAATATTCTAACATAATAATTAGATCCGGCTGTACTACTAACTATACCATAGTTATTATCTATGATATCTAAAAATTGCCCTATTATAAGTGGCACACTTTgtattctttttatttcattttttgatcGAATTAATTCCCtctttaaatttttgtGTTCCTCCTTAATATATTCCTcctataatatatgataaaaataaagagtATGTATATAGTATATGGATATATGTATGGTTTATACGATAGGGTATGTTATTGCTCCCATATTTTCAATGTAActttatattcaaatatgattttgataaaattaagAGATGAGAAGgtatgaaaaaaacatattatagcatgaaatagtaataaaaattatatgtaaatataataaaaatgtataatatgataaaaatatacaatttttgtattagCATAGTATGTATATGGATTCCATACacacatatacatatagaTATGGAAAAATGAATGGGtgattataatttttatcttacctgaatatttaaaatatcaaGTTGTTTCTTCagaattttcaattttatataataatcttCCTCCTTAAGATATTTACTaacattttctatttttctcatattgttttcttttgggttaatttaaaaaattactcTCATGTTACTttttatggaaaaaaacaaacaaaaacTTAATTATAGATATTTTCGCTAGCTTTTGCttattatgatatatatttttttttattatttgttgaTTGAAAagtttcaaaaaaaatgtatataaatatgcatgatgctatataatattttattatttatatttatgtattagaatattattgcatatataaaatattttggatgaagagaaaaggaaaataattataataaaatatatgaatgcaaaaaaaaaatgcaatacataaaattatatacacaaatgttgcatacaaattttaatatctttttcaactttatccataattttaaatattttaaattggttaaatattttagcaCATAAACATGGTTATGTAAGGATCCAtactatatattcatatttatgttatgtaaaatatttctcaACCATTAAAGTTTTTTTAcgttattaaaattttcaaacccttaaatttgtattttttttctcaatttttacaaaacaAGCCcgttatattttatactatGTAAGGCTTTGTGTGTGTATGTGCAAGTAACTTTCTATATGCAATGtataattatgaatatataaatataatattgtatatgcaaaaatagtatattatattttttctaaatgGCTATTCCACTTAATTGAAAGAAATAGTTACAGAGAATAAATGGCAAATGCTATATGACTT
This window harbors:
- a CDS encoding 26S protease regulatory subunit 6B, putative, encoding MRKIENVSKYLKEEDYYIKLKILKKQLDILNIQEEYIKEEHKNLKRELIRSKNEIKRIQSVPLIIGQFLDIIDNNYGIVSSTAGSNYYVRILSTLNKEDLKPSVSVALHRHSHSIVNILPSESDSSIQLLQVSERPNVKYTDLGGLDTQKQEMREAVELPLKSPELYEKIGIEPPMGILIYGPPGTGKTMLVKAVANETKVTFIGVVGSEFVQKYLGEGPRMVRDVFRLARENSPSIIFIDEVDAIATKRFDAQTGADREVQRILLELLNQMDGFDKSTNVKVIMATNRADTLDPALLRPGRLDRKIEFPLPDRKQKRLIFQTIISKMNVSSDVNIENFVVRTDKISAADIAAIAQESGMQAIRKNRYIITANDFEQGYRTHVRKQLRDYEFYNI
- a CDS encoding phosphoglucomutase-2, putative, with the translated sequence MYERLFNKGNILQKLKANFNYNKRGFSGGKQNVEVKYIKESKQKYLFLTAAASISLSVGLTYAYENYVLYKWNNKYDYYYNPDLKTVQNKLRERKEGKREKKHVCKHIILVRHGQYERKNRNDENSKKLTKEGCKQADITGKKLKDILSNKNISVIYHSDLIRAKETAEIISKHFPNAKLVNDPNLNEGTPYLPNPIPRSSKFDAEKIKVDNQRINKAYETYFYQPPGDEDEYQLVICHGNVIRYFLCRALQLPLFAWLRFSSYNCGITWLVLDDEGSVILREFGSVSHLPFNSVTYF